One Acidobacteriota bacterium genomic window, GGCGGTGTGGAACTCACCGTCGTACCAGCAGATGGCTCCCCAATCGTTGACCGTCGCGGTCTTGACGCCGCGGAGGGTCGCCGCCACCGCCTTGACGTTGGGGTAGGTAGCCACCGCGGTGCGGATCATATTCTTGAAGCCGCTCACCTCCAGCTCCACCAGGTTGTCGTCGACGCCCTCCACCTCGAGTCCCAAGCAGGCGGTGAAATCCTCCTCGTTGCCGAGGATGACGTCGAGGGAGGGAGCGATGGCCCGGTTGACCTCGCGGCAGCGGTCGAGACCGCCGTAGGCACCCCACAGGGAGGGGCGGTAGTTGAGGTCGTAGGAGACCACCGTGCCATGCTTTTTGGCGATCTTCGCCGCTTCCAGGACCACGTCGCCGGTGGTGTCCGAGAGGGCCGCGAAGATGCCGCCGGTGTGGAACCAGCGGACCCCGAGATCGCCGAAGATGTGTTCCCAGTCGATATCTCCCACCCGCAGCTGGGAGGCGGCGGTGTGACCGCGGTCGGAGCAGCCGACGGCGCCCCGCAGGCCGAACCCCCGCTCGGTGAAGTTCAAGCCGTTGCGCACCGCCCGGCCCATGCCGTCGGACGGCACCCAGCGGATAAGGGAAGGGTCGACGCCCCCCTGCAGCACCA contains:
- a CDS encoding sugar kinase, with product MAGLELKPKESCRYDILSLGEIMLRFDPGEGRIRTTRHFRVWEGGGEYNVARGLRRCFGQRAAVVTAAVGNELGLLLEDLVLQGGVDPSLIRWVPSDGMGRAVRNGLNFTERGFGLRGAVGCSDRGHTAASQLRVGDIDWEHIFGDLGVRWFHTGGIFAALSDTTGDVVLEAAKIAKKHGTVVSYDLNYRPSLWGAYGGLDRCREVNRAIAPSLDVILGNEEDFTACLGLEVEGVDDNLVELEVSGFKNMIRTAVATYPNVKAVAATLRGVKTATVNDWGAICWYDGEFHTATHRPDLEILDRVGGGDSFASGFIYGLMELEDAAQAVEYGAAHGALAMTTAGDTTMASLAEVEKVVRGGGARVDR